DNA from Candidatus Poribacteria bacterium:
CTTTGCTACGCTATGTCGGATTATTACCGAATTAAATTCTGAAACTTCATTTAGTTTGCGTCTTACAGAGAGACTATAATCCTGTAAATCCTTGAATCTTGTAAATCCTGATTCAGACAATTGGCACATACACCCTGATAACTTTGAAGATTAACAACCTATCCTCTAACAATTATTCCTCCTCAGGTGGTCCAATGGTCTCCCATTCGGGCCAAATTTCGATTACAGACTCCGGTAAAACGCGCAATTCCATCTCTGGGTTCACCTGTCCATCTCGGACTTGGTTTTGACGTACCCGAATCAAGTTAGCCAGCGGACCAAGCGTAGTCGTGTCGCTCACTTGGATGCGCACTTGGTTTTGCCCCGCCTCTTTCTGCAGCGGTAATAACCAATAGGCGTGATACATATCTCCATTGACATAACCACCGACACAAATATCTTCAATGCGCTGATAGATAATGTGTTCGTCTCCTTTCAACTCATGAAGTATCTCCCCGTTTTGATGGATCCGAAGCATAAGCGAAGATGAAATTGAATTCGGCCAATCTGCGCGGAGAAAGAGAATTGGCTGACCATCCCCATCGGCTAAATTGAAGGTTGCTTCAACCGCGTTTCCCTCTTTTGCCTTCAGAGATATCGGGGTTTCAACCAAAGAATGCTTGGCAAAAATCGACTGAGCGTCCCCTTGATGTAGGCGAGCAAAAGGTGTTCCATAGGCGTGCCATTCTAAGAAAGTCATCAGATGCGTCCCCATATCTCCATCGACGTTGATAGTTTCCCTGCGTTCGAGTTCTAATAATATTTCGGGAAGACGCGCCACACTGGCATATCTGGCACGTGCTACGGTGAGTAGTTTCGCCAGAGTCCATTCCGGGTGTGCTTCATAAGCGTCCAGAAAGTGCATCACTAACTGATTGGTGTAACGCGCCGGAATCATTCCCCAGACGGTCGCGGTACTGCCAAGATAAGTACGACCACCATTGTTCAAAAACGCACGTAACAACGCTGAACCGGGTGGTGTGGTCGCGCAGCCGTCAACAATCGCAATCGGATGGAGCGGCAACATCGGCATGCTTTTCGCTGACACAAAAGATTCACCAAATCGATTGCTCAGCCGTTTAGGGCTTCCATGCCCGAAGTGAATGATTAGATCAGACTGCGATAGATGTTCCGCGCCACCTCTTCCGAGTACAGCGACCTCGTGTCCTTGTTGAGCAAGGACATCGAGAAACCGCTGGGTTTCCAGATGTATACGTGTATCCTCTGAACAGAGAATCGTCGCCTCCGGTCCGCCATTTTCGGCAGTTTCGCTGAGCTGTCGCTGCATCGCCTCAGGATTTCCAAGTATCCGTGTTGTGGCAACCTCTGGAAGACCGTCCCCGTCTAAATCCGCGTAGAAAGAATCAGTGTGCAGGGGTGTCCTATCTACACTGACTTCCCACATTGGAATAATGGATTCATCTCCTACCAATATGAGAAGGTCGAGATGTCCGCCGCTTCGTGAGGTGATTTCACTTTTGATTTCCTTTGCAATGGCTGTCAGTCTGGCGTTGGGATACGCTGGTACTGAAATGTGCTCTCCGGTCTTCATCAGATAAACCTGATCGATGTCAATGACTCCAGCGTTATGTACACGGGCAAACGCTGCGATCGCCTGTTGAATACCCAACACTTCTTGAGGATAGGCTGCTGTAAGTGCTCTCATATTGGTTAGTAACAGCGTTTTCATTGGAATCTCCGTGTTTTCCTTTTCACTATTTGAAATAATTTGTGAGTAAAGAGAATTGTTGGCAACGACCAGCCCGGCTAACGCGGTACTGCTGCTAATTAAAAAATCTCTACGACACATGGAATCTCCTTGTCATAGTGTTATTCGCATTCCGTTGTGCTTCATTTGACTGGTGGACGAGTTTTGTGAGTTGTGGATTGAGAATCTATCACTGATTATGAACTTTACAATAAGTACCTACGATTAGAGTGATGTAGTCCCGTTAGTATATCAGTTTAACGATGCTTATTCAAGTCTGGATTACCTCTCAACCAGGTTGTTTATATAGAGTTCTGTAAGATTAAAAGGGATAGCAAAATTTTCGCATGCGGTCCAAATAGGCTTTAGCGGCAAGGTTAGCGCGCCTGCAGGGTCATTCAATTGTAGGTTTTTGGAGTCATATTTATCACGGGTGTTAAGACTTCTGCTTTTCTGGAGATATTAACATCTGTGAAAAAATGAAACAAAAAAACTAAAACTGAATCGCTCTGCGGAGATCTGAAATTTCTCTTGACTTCTAAAGGAGAAATGCGTTAAAATCAAAAAAATATAATACCTGATGAGGAGATAAAAATGAGAACAGTTAAATTAGGCTTGATTGGGGCGGGTGGTATCTCCGGGGCACACTGTCGAACGCTTGCTGACATCGAAGGTGCCGAAATTATCGCTGCTGCCGACCTTGTCCCTGCAAACCTTGAACGTGCGAAAGAACAGTGGGACATCAAGCGGACGTTCACCGATTACAACGAAATGCTTAAAATGGACGAGATTGAGGCGGTGTACGTCTGTACCCCGACAGGTGTGCATGCAGCACCGACCGTCGCTGCACTGAATGCTGGCAAACACGTTTTCTGCGAGAAACCGATGGAGGCGACGTTAGACGCTGCCGCCTCAATGTGGCGTGCCGCAAAAGAAAACGATAAGATCCTCATGGTCGGTTTGAAACTCCGATATTCACCACAAGTTGTTAAAGCGAAAGAAATTGTTGACGCTGGTACACTCGGCGATATTTACTATGTCGAAACTGTTGCAGACAGGAGACGCGGGAATCCGGGTGGTAGTTTCATCCGAAAAGCGACAGCCGGTTTAGGGGCCTCTGCGGACATCGGCGTTTACGCCTTAGACACCGCCCTCTATTTGATGGGACATCCCAAGCCTGTTGCGGTCTCCGGCATCACCTCCAACTATCTGAGCCTCCATAACACATGGAATCCTGCACTCAAAGAAACCGAGGTTGAAGATTTCGGTGTCGGTTGGGTAGTCTTTGAGAACGGCGCACGCATGGTATTCAAGACCTGCTGGTGCATGAATATGGATTCACTCGGTGGGACGATTTTCCTCGGTAAGAAAGCGGGGCTACGTCTCGGTATTGGCGAAGTCCGTGGACCCCAAGAAGGCGTACGCGTCTACGGCGATAAAGACGGTGAGATTTTTGACCAAGAGTTCACGGAGTTTGAATCGGTAAGTGTGTTCCATGAGGAAGATACAGCGTTTATTGACGCTGTCCGTGAAGGGAAACCCTCGCCGATCGATCCGTACGGCGTGATGCTTACCAATGTTATCATTCAGGGAGTCATCGACTCTTCAAACGCAGGTGGACGCGAAGTTGCTGTGACGGTGCCGACCTTGTAATATTGTAAGGCGGGGTCTTCATGCCTCGCCCCTCGTTTTCGGTATTTGTTTTACTATCTTTTCTCATTCTCATAGACTCTATTATTATAGTATGTACAGAACGCGACGGGATTTGTAAGTTTA
Protein-coding regions in this window:
- a CDS encoding C25 family cysteine peptidase, which produces MKTLLLTNMRALTAAYPQEVLGIQQAIAAFARVHNAGVIDIDQVYLMKTGEHISVPAYPNARLTAIAKEIKSEITSRSGGHLDLLILVGDESIIPMWEVSVDRTPLHTDSFYADLDGDGLPEVATTRILGNPEAMQRQLSETAENGGPEATILCSEDTRIHLETQRFLDVLAQQGHEVAVLGRGGAEHLSQSDLIIHFGHGSPKRLSNRFGESFVSAKSMPMLPLHPIAIVDGCATTPPGSALLRAFLNNGGRTYLGSTATVWGMIPARYTNQLVMHFLDAYEAHPEWTLAKLLTVARARYASVARLPEILLELERRETINVDGDMGTHLMTFLEWHAYGTPFARLHQGDAQSIFAKHSLVETPISLKAKEGNAVEATFNLADGDGQPILFLRADWPNSISSSLMLRIHQNGEILHELKGDEHIIYQRIEDICVGGYVNGDMYHAYWLLPLQKEAGQNQVRIQVSDTTTLGPLANLIRVRQNQVRDGQVNPEMELRVLPESVIEIWPEWETIGPPEEE
- a CDS encoding Gfo/Idh/MocA family oxidoreductase, producing the protein MRTVKLGLIGAGGISGAHCRTLADIEGAEIIAAADLVPANLERAKEQWDIKRTFTDYNEMLKMDEIEAVYVCTPTGVHAAPTVAALNAGKHVFCEKPMEATLDAAASMWRAAKENDKILMVGLKLRYSPQVVKAKEIVDAGTLGDIYYVETVADRRRGNPGGSFIRKATAGLGASADIGVYALDTALYLMGHPKPVAVSGITSNYLSLHNTWNPALKETEVEDFGVGWVVFENGARMVFKTCWCMNMDSLGGTIFLGKKAGLRLGIGEVRGPQEGVRVYGDKDGEIFDQEFTEFESVSVFHEEDTAFIDAVREGKPSPIDPYGVMLTNVIIQGVIDSSNAGGREVAVTVPTL